One genomic region from Pseudoduganella lutea encodes:
- a CDS encoding Gfo/Idh/MocA family protein, whose translation MSVDLDRRGFVLAAGGAIAASAIGPSALAQTAGRKVGYAIVGLGGYGLGQIIPQFKNCEHSRLVALVSGDPAKAKRVAAQYGVPESGIYNYENYDSIRDNPDIDIVYVCLPVSMHAEYTIRAAKAGKHVLCEKPMALSSKECEAMIAACRQAGKKLMIGYRCHFEPFNLEAIRRARAGEIGKLRYFRSEHGYTAGDPTAWRLKKAMSGGGSIMDIGIYALQAARYMTGEEPVAVYAKETTDRKDPRFREVEDMIEFQLEFPSGVIGSCMSMYSANRNQVLLMGDKGRIELEPATNYSGQRLWVGKGRENEITPPQGPGKNQFAGQLDHLAQCVLENRTPIVPGEEGLRDIRIIEAVYQSAREKRRIALKA comes from the coding sequence ATGTCTGTGGATCTGGATCGACGTGGTTTCGTTCTCGCTGCCGGCGGCGCCATCGCCGCATCGGCAATCGGGCCTTCCGCGCTGGCGCAAACGGCGGGGCGGAAGGTGGGGTATGCGATCGTTGGCCTGGGCGGATATGGCCTGGGGCAGATCATCCCGCAGTTCAAGAACTGCGAGCACAGCCGGCTGGTGGCGCTGGTCAGCGGCGATCCCGCCAAGGCCAAGCGCGTGGCGGCGCAGTACGGCGTGCCCGAGTCGGGCATCTACAACTACGAGAACTACGACAGCATCCGCGACAATCCGGACATCGACATCGTCTACGTTTGCCTGCCCGTGTCGATGCATGCCGAGTACACGATCCGCGCCGCCAAGGCGGGCAAGCACGTGCTGTGCGAAAAGCCGATGGCGTTGTCGTCGAAGGAATGCGAGGCGATGATTGCGGCTTGCCGACAGGCCGGCAAGAAGCTCATGATCGGCTATCGCTGCCATTTCGAGCCCTTCAACCTGGAAGCGATCCGCCGCGCGCGCGCCGGCGAGATCGGCAAGCTGCGCTACTTCCGCTCCGAACATGGCTACACGGCCGGCGATCCGACGGCCTGGCGGTTGAAGAAGGCGATGTCGGGCGGCGGGTCGATCATGGACATCGGCATCTACGCGCTGCAGGCCGCGCGCTACATGACGGGCGAGGAACCGGTGGCCGTGTACGCCAAGGAAACGACCGACCGCAAGGACCCGCGCTTCCGCGAGGTGGAAGACATGATCGAGTTCCAGCTCGAATTCCCGTCCGGCGTGATCGGCTCCTGCATGTCGATGTACAGCGCCAACCGCAACCAAGTATTGCTGATGGGCGACAAGGGTCGCATCGAACTGGAGCCGGCCACCAACTACAGCGGCCAGCGGCTGTGGGTGGGCAAGGGCCGCGAAAACGAGATCACGCCGCCGCAGGGGCCGGGCAAGAACCAGTTCGCCGGCCAGCTCGATCACCTGGCCCAGTGCGTGCTCGAGAACCGCACGCCGATCGTGCCGGGCGAAGAGGGCCTGCGCGACATCCGCATCATCGAAGCCGTGTACCAGTCCGCGCGGGAAAAACGGCGGATTGCGCTGAAAGCCTGA
- a CDS encoding GntP family permease: MSFLIVLAALAFLMFAAYRGYSVILFAPVAALGAVLLTEPAAVAPVFSGIFMEKMVGFVKLYFPVFLLGAVFGKLVEMAGFSQSIVHAAIRYIGSTRANAVIVAVCALLTYGGVSLFVVVFAVYPFAAELYRQSGIPKRLMPGAIALGAFSFTMDTLPGTPQIQNIIPTTFFQTTGWAAPSLSIVGAIATVIAGLAYLEWRRRTVMATGEGYGADDAAGAGKAAGPSAADLPHPLLSVAPLVLVGVANFVLTAAIAQWYGTSYTLTSDLLPGLKTPVETPIKTVVGIWAVEGALLLGILLVCATAFRRIRASFAEGTKAAVGGALLAAMNTASEYGFGGVIAALPGFIAVSEALRKIPDPLVNAAISVTTLSGITGSASGGMSIALAAMADSFIAGCNAAGIPLEVLHRVVAMASGGMDTLPHNGAVITLLAVTGLTHRQSYKDIFGITIIKTLAVFFVIAVYYMTGLV, from the coding sequence ATGTCCTTCCTGATCGTCCTTGCCGCCCTGGCTTTCCTCATGTTCGCCGCGTATCGCGGCTACAGCGTCATCCTGTTTGCACCCGTGGCCGCGCTGGGTGCCGTGCTGCTGACGGAACCTGCCGCCGTCGCCCCCGTGTTTTCCGGCATCTTCATGGAAAAGATGGTCGGCTTCGTGAAGCTGTACTTTCCCGTGTTCCTGCTCGGTGCCGTGTTCGGCAAGCTGGTCGAGATGGCCGGCTTCTCGCAATCGATCGTGCATGCCGCGATCCGCTATATCGGCAGCACGCGGGCCAACGCGGTGATCGTGGCCGTGTGCGCGCTGCTCACGTATGGCGGCGTGTCGCTGTTCGTGGTGGTGTTCGCCGTGTATCCGTTCGCCGCGGAACTGTACCGCCAAAGCGGTATCCCGAAGCGGCTGATGCCGGGCGCGATCGCGCTGGGCGCGTTCTCGTTCACGATGGACACGCTGCCGGGCACGCCGCAAATCCAGAACATCATTCCCACAACGTTCTTCCAGACCACCGGCTGGGCCGCCCCGTCGCTCAGCATCGTCGGCGCGATCGCCACCGTGATCGCCGGCCTGGCCTACCTCGAATGGCGCCGCCGCACGGTGATGGCGACGGGCGAGGGGTATGGCGCCGACGATGCCGCCGGGGCGGGAAAGGCGGCTGGCCCGTCGGCGGCGGACCTGCCGCATCCACTGCTGTCGGTGGCACCGCTGGTGCTGGTCGGCGTGGCCAACTTCGTACTCACCGCCGCCATCGCGCAGTGGTACGGCACCAGCTACACGTTGACGTCGGATCTGCTGCCCGGCCTGAAGACACCCGTGGAAACCCCGATCAAGACCGTCGTCGGCATCTGGGCGGTCGAGGGCGCGCTGTTGCTGGGCATCCTGCTGGTGTGCGCGACGGCGTTCCGGCGCATTCGCGCGTCGTTCGCGGAAGGGACCAAGGCGGCCGTCGGCGGCGCGCTGCTGGCCGCGATGAACACAGCCTCCGAATATGGCTTCGGCGGCGTGATCGCCGCGCTGCCGGGCTTCATCGCCGTCAGCGAGGCGCTGCGCAAGATTCCCGACCCGCTGGTGAACGCGGCGATCTCGGTGACCACGCTGTCCGGCATCACCGGTTCCGCCTCGGGCGGCATGAGCATCGCGCTGGCGGCGATGGCGGACAGCTTCATCGCCGGCTGCAACGCCGCCGGCATTCCGCTCGAGGTGCTGCACCGCGTGGTGGCAATGGCCAGCGGCGGCATGGATACGCTGCCGCACAACGGCGCGGTGATCACGCTGCTGGCGGTCACCGGGCTGACGCACAGGCAGTCGTACAAGGACATCTTCGGCATCACCATCATCAAGACGCTGGCCGTGTTCTTCGTGATCGCCGTGTATTACATGACGGGGCTGGTGTGA
- a CDS encoding HAD family acid phosphatase, whose amino-acid sequence MPAPILSRAAVLLATSLPLVSHAAPPVQHRELLASVLWMQQAPEARLATLSIYRTATGMLKQAIATPGSAAVEQQDVDTAALPPAVVVDVDETMLDNSPFEAWLVRDGAPYDEAAWARWVGLRSAVAVPGALDFARAVDKAGARIFYVTNRECMAGENSGEKPCKAKADTMANMAKLGFPRADDPQAFLLKGERPGWRTDKTSRRQLVAATHRIVMLVGDDMRDFISPSQAHALHARDRALAKLAEAEIGRRWFVIPNPMYGSWMERLGSLDGQYAALDSAALPAGERLALATWNMEWLMTTATHDALKATCTAGMPPSHTRAIPCSKDRPPVPRRVAADFDALADVARRIPADVVALQEVDGPEAAATVFRDGWQLACFTSRAHPQKVGFAVRSGIAFACNPEVKELDIDGATRSGADITLYPGTPRAVRLLAVHLKSGCFAGSLADAPASTPCSALRKQVPVLERWIDARAAEQARFAVLGDFNRRLELDAGLPAGTDEARPEAVFQALSDGKPEGAVLLRATAGQAHVRCSPLDRHPPAAIDNILVSQSLAALGRLTYSRLTFDGPTAARHKFSDHCPAVLTID is encoded by the coding sequence ATGCCCGCCCCGATATTGTCGCGTGCCGCCGTGCTGCTGGCGACCTCATTGCCGCTGGTATCCCATGCCGCGCCGCCGGTGCAGCACCGCGAACTGCTGGCCAGCGTGCTGTGGATGCAGCAAGCGCCGGAAGCGCGGCTGGCCACGCTGTCGATCTATCGCACGGCCACCGGCATGCTGAAACAGGCCATCGCCACACCGGGCAGTGCCGCCGTCGAGCAGCAGGACGTGGACACCGCCGCCCTGCCACCGGCCGTTGTCGTCGACGTGGATGAAACGATGCTCGACAACAGCCCGTTCGAAGCGTGGCTGGTGCGCGACGGCGCGCCGTACGACGAAGCCGCCTGGGCGCGCTGGGTCGGCCTGCGCAGCGCGGTGGCGGTGCCGGGCGCGCTGGATTTCGCCCGGGCCGTCGACAAGGCAGGTGCGCGCATCTTCTATGTGACGAACCGCGAATGCATGGCTGGCGAGAATTCCGGCGAAAAGCCTTGCAAGGCCAAGGCGGACACGATGGCCAACATGGCAAAGCTGGGCTTTCCCCGCGCCGACGATCCGCAGGCCTTCCTGCTCAAGGGGGAGCGACCCGGGTGGCGCACCGACAAGACCTCGCGGCGCCAGCTCGTGGCGGCAACGCACCGCATCGTGATGCTCGTCGGCGACGACATGCGCGATTTCATTTCGCCGTCCCAGGCCCACGCCCTGCACGCGCGCGACCGCGCGCTGGCGAAACTGGCCGAGGCCGAAATCGGCCGGCGCTGGTTCGTCATCCCCAATCCGATGTACGGCTCGTGGATGGAGCGCCTGGGTTCCCTCGACGGACAGTACGCCGCGCTGGACAGCGCCGCCCTGCCCGCCGGCGAGCGCCTTGCGCTCGCCACGTGGAACATGGAGTGGCTGATGACGACCGCCACCCACGATGCGCTGAAGGCGACCTGCACGGCGGGCATGCCGCCATCGCATACGCGGGCCATCCCGTGCAGCAAGGACCGTCCGCCCGTGCCCCGCCGCGTGGCCGCCGACTTCGATGCGCTGGCCGACGTGGCGCGCCGCATCCCGGCGGACGTGGTGGCGCTGCAGGAAGTGGATGGGCCGGAAGCGGCGGCCACGGTGTTCCGCGACGGCTGGCAGCTGGCCTGCTTCACGTCGCGCGCCCACCCGCAGAAGGTGGGCTTCGCCGTGCGCAGCGGCATTGCCTTCGCCTGCAATCCGGAAGTAAAGGAACTGGACATCGACGGCGCCACGCGCTCGGGTGCCGACATCACGCTGTACCCGGGCACGCCGCGCGCCGTGCGCCTGCTGGCCGTGCACCTGAAAAGCGGCTGCTTCGCCGGGTCGCTGGCCGATGCGCCGGCATCGACCCCATGTTCAGCGCTGCGCAAACAGGTGCCCGTGCTGGAACGGTGGATCGACGCCCGCGCCGCCGAACAGGCGCGCTTCGCCGTGCTGGGCGACTTCAACCGGCGCCTGGAACTCGATGCCGGCCTTCCCGCCGGCACGGACGAAGCGCGGCCCGAAGCCGTGTTCCAGGCACTCAGCGACGGCAAGCCGGAAGGCGCGGTACTGCTGCGCGCCACCGCCGGCCAGGCCCACGTGCGCTGCTCCCCACTGGACCGTCACCCGCCCGCCGCGATCGACAACATCCTCGTCAGCCAGTCCCTCGCCGCGCTCGGCCGGCTGACATACTCGCGCCTCACGTTCGATGGCCCCACCGCGGCCCGGCACAAATTCTCCGACCACTGCCCCGCCGTGCTGACGATCGACTAG
- a CDS encoding gluconokinase, giving the protein MTPASPPPPTSSVSAQRWVVMGVCGCGKSTVGTELANRLGTRFIEGDRFHPAENVAKMSAGFPLDDADRAGWLQALASEIAQARERNEGLVVSCSALKRRYRDLLRQADPGLRFAHLQGPRELIADRLGKRTDHYMPPALLDSQLRDLEPLYDDEGGLRLDIAIPPAKLVERILGQK; this is encoded by the coding sequence ATGACCCCAGCAAGCCCCCCACCGCCAACGTCCTCCGTCAGCGCCCAGCGCTGGGTCGTGATGGGTGTCTGCGGCTGTGGCAAGAGCACCGTCGGCACGGAACTGGCCAACCGGCTCGGCACCCGTTTCATCGAGGGCGACCGGTTCCATCCGGCCGAAAACGTGGCAAAGATGTCGGCCGGCTTCCCGCTGGACGACGCGGACCGCGCCGGCTGGCTGCAGGCGCTCGCCAGTGAAATCGCCCAGGCGCGCGAACGCAATGAAGGCCTCGTGGTGTCGTGCTCGGCGCTCAAGCGTCGTTACCGCGACCTGCTGCGCCAGGCCGACCCTGGCCTGCGCTTCGCCCACCTGCAAGGCCCGCGCGAGCTGATCGCGGACCGCCTCGGCAAGCGCACGGACCACTACATGCCGCCCGCACTGCTGGACAGCCAGCTGCGCGACCTGGAACCGCTGTACGACGACGAGGGCGGCCTGCGGCTCGACATTGCAATACCACCGGCAAAGCTGGTGGAACGCATCCTTGGTCAGAAGTAA
- a CDS encoding TonB-dependent receptor plug domain-containing protein: MRTPTQKTLINLAVASACALLAVPGYAQQAGAPASGTNTPANPAGDAAQAPTPTPENTQARTPDSTQESPQANAQASTPAGAPAEAAAAPTTVVQISGTRIAARGFTQPTPTTSLSTADLERAAKPNLFNTLAELPALQGSTGRTTSTNSTSSGIQGLSSLSLRGLGTIRTLTLLDGQRVVGANVTGVTDVSQFPQLLVKRVDVVTGGASASYGSDAVGGAVNFITDKKFKGFKFNAEGGQTKYHDDEHGTLQAAWGSSFAGDRLHVTLSGEFMKENGIDSPGFGEVGPNGRTWFKNTAYQIRPLSQTTDGRPQYTVIDHAQQFQYAKYGLITNGPLQGTAFGQGGVPYQFQYGSGGVPTGTGAVTNCVNPFCIGGDLSGSVGAGTNLAMDLKRKVAYTRVSWDLNADNEIYFTMNWAQVKSHFSPNPGAAKNANLTIQCDNAFVPASIQAACAANNITSFQYGTANANFPANINVHPTRTQRRFVIGADGKIPLFGKEWSYDAYVTRGENTTNINVHDITLNARYNAAIDAVRLPNGGIACRNPVAAASGCVPVNIIGNNPISPGAWAYIAPLNGPRQYTTQSQDVASFNMNGEAFEGWAGPILMAFGAEYRREKYQVRGDAYGAGVDELSPNTSAYPADPLLNTAVGNNWYAGNYHNGDGSYSVREAYVELNMPLLKSDTWGEINLNLADRPMKYSTAGSVNTWKAGATWQTPVDGLRLRAVTSKDVRAPNLSELFAAPVVINNVVQYQGNTISVQQRTVGNTNLRPEVARNNSFGIILSQPSWAPGFSASVDYFDIKVTDVVSALTAQQEVDLCVAGNQEICGALVLNSPGNNSVTLQNFNLASLETKGVDIEAAYRTNLTKLNLPGRFTVRGLATRTLNFITDTGVVGTIPAEGAGVNLGGTPKWKVLAQQTWENDKMSFTLSERWFSDGVYNNEFIECQTNCPTSTIIHPTIYNNKMKGATYVDFGGSYNFNKQLQVYFKIDNLADRDPEPAPQANASFAINPTLYDVVGRTYRIGLRGTY, translated from the coding sequence ATGCGCACACCAACCCAGAAAACCCTGATCAATCTCGCCGTGGCCAGCGCCTGCGCGCTGCTGGCCGTGCCGGGCTACGCCCAGCAGGCCGGCGCCCCCGCCAGCGGCACGAATACACCCGCGAACCCGGCCGGCGATGCGGCCCAGGCACCAACGCCAACGCCGGAGAATACGCAGGCAAGAACGCCAGACAGCACGCAAGAGAGTCCGCAAGCAAACGCGCAGGCGAGCACGCCAGCAGGCGCTCCGGCCGAAGCGGCCGCCGCTCCCACCACCGTCGTGCAGATATCCGGCACCCGCATCGCCGCCCGCGGCTTCACGCAACCCACGCCGACCACGAGCCTGTCGACGGCGGACCTGGAGCGGGCCGCCAAGCCGAACCTGTTCAACACACTGGCCGAACTGCCCGCCCTGCAAGGCAGCACGGGCCGCACCACCAGCACCAACAGCACCAGCAGCGGCATCCAGGGACTGAGCTCGCTGAGCCTGCGCGGCCTCGGCACGATCCGCACGCTGACCTTGCTCGACGGCCAGCGCGTGGTGGGTGCCAACGTCACCGGCGTCACCGACGTCTCCCAGTTCCCGCAACTGCTCGTCAAGCGCGTCGACGTGGTGACGGGCGGCGCCTCCGCCTCGTATGGTTCGGATGCGGTCGGCGGTGCGGTCAACTTCATCACCGACAAGAAATTCAAGGGCTTCAAGTTCAACGCCGAAGGCGGCCAGACAAAGTACCACGACGATGAACACGGCACCCTGCAGGCGGCATGGGGCAGCAGCTTCGCGGGCGACCGCCTGCACGTCACGCTGTCCGGCGAATTCATGAAGGAAAATGGCATCGATTCGCCGGGCTTCGGCGAAGTGGGCCCGAACGGGCGCACGTGGTTCAAGAACACCGCCTACCAGATCCGTCCGCTGAGCCAGACAACCGACGGCCGGCCGCAGTACACGGTGATCGACCATGCGCAGCAATTCCAGTATGCAAAGTATGGCCTGATCACCAACGGCCCGCTGCAAGGGACCGCGTTCGGCCAGGGCGGCGTGCCCTACCAGTTCCAGTATGGTTCCGGCGGGGTGCCCACCGGCACCGGCGCCGTCACCAATTGCGTCAACCCGTTCTGTATCGGCGGCGACCTGTCCGGCAGCGTGGGAGCCGGCACGAACCTGGCGATGGACCTGAAGCGCAAGGTGGCCTACACCCGCGTGTCGTGGGACCTGAATGCGGACAACGAGATCTACTTCACCATGAACTGGGCCCAGGTGAAGTCGCACTTCTCCCCCAACCCGGGCGCGGCCAAGAACGCCAACCTGACGATCCAGTGCGACAACGCATTCGTGCCGGCCTCCATCCAGGCGGCATGCGCGGCCAACAACATCACGAGCTTCCAGTACGGCACAGCCAACGCGAACTTCCCGGCCAACATCAACGTGCACCCGACGCGCACGCAGCGCCGCTTCGTGATCGGCGCGGACGGCAAGATCCCCCTGTTCGGCAAGGAATGGTCGTACGACGCCTACGTGACGCGCGGCGAGAACACCACCAACATCAACGTGCACGACATCACGCTGAACGCGCGCTATAACGCGGCGATCGACGCCGTGCGCCTGCCGAACGGCGGCATCGCATGCCGCAATCCGGTCGCCGCCGCATCGGGCTGCGTGCCGGTCAACATCATCGGCAACAACCCGATCTCGCCGGGCGCATGGGCCTATATCGCGCCGCTGAACGGCCCGCGCCAGTACACCACGCAAAGCCAGGACGTGGCCAGCTTCAACATGAACGGCGAGGCATTCGAAGGCTGGGCCGGTCCCATCCTGATGGCGTTCGGCGCGGAATACCGCCGCGAGAAATACCAGGTACGCGGCGACGCGTATGGCGCCGGCGTGGATGAACTGTCACCGAACACGTCCGCCTACCCGGCCGACCCGCTGCTGAACACCGCGGTGGGCAACAACTGGTACGCCGGCAATTACCACAACGGCGATGGCAGCTACAGCGTGCGCGAAGCGTACGTGGAACTGAACATGCCGCTGCTGAAGTCCGACACGTGGGGCGAGATCAACCTGAACCTGGCCGACCGGCCGATGAAATACAGCACGGCGGGCAGCGTGAACACGTGGAAGGCGGGCGCCACGTGGCAAACCCCGGTCGACGGCCTGAGGCTGCGCGCGGTCACGTCGAAGGACGTACGCGCCCCCAACCTTTCCGAGCTGTTCGCGGCCCCCGTGGTCATCAACAACGTCGTGCAATACCAGGGCAACACGATCTCCGTGCAGCAGCGCACCGTGGGCAACACGAACCTGCGGCCGGAAGTGGCGCGCAACAATTCGTTCGGCATCATCCTGTCGCAGCCTTCGTGGGCACCGGGCTTCTCGGCGTCCGTCGATTACTTCGACATCAAGGTCACCGACGTGGTCTCGGCGCTGACCGCCCAGCAGGAAGTGGACCTGTGCGTGGCCGGCAACCAGGAAATTTGCGGCGCGCTGGTGCTGAACAGCCCGGGCAACAATTCGGTCACGCTGCAGAACTTCAATCTCGCCTCGCTGGAAACGAAGGGCGTGGATATCGAAGCCGCCTATCGCACCAACCTGACGAAGCTGAACCTGCCGGGCCGCTTCACGGTGCGTGGCCTGGCGACGCGCACGCTGAACTTCATCACCGACACCGGCGTGGTCGGCACCATTCCGGCCGAGGGCGCGGGCGTCAACCTGGGCGGCACGCCGAAGTGGAAGGTGCTGGCGCAGCAGACGTGGGAGAACGACAAGATGAGCTTCACGCTCAGCGAGCGCTGGTTCTCCGATGGCGTGTACAACAACGAGTTCATTGAGTGCCAGACGAACTGCCCGACGTCGACGATCATCCACCCGACGATCTACAACAACAAGATGAAGGGCGCGACCTACGTGGACTTCGGCGGCAGCTACAACTTCAACAAGCAGCTGCAGGTGTACTTCAAGATCGACAACCTGGCTGACCGCGATCCGGAACCGGCGCCGCAGGCCAACGCCAGCTTTGCGATCAACCCCACGCTGTACGACGTGGTGGGCCGCACCTACCGCATCGGCCTGCGCGGCACCTACTGA
- a CDS encoding gluconate:H+ symporter — MDPVLNLLSVLAAVTLLTVMIAWGKVQPLLAFVVAALVAALLLGVPPARIPGMIEKGIGDLLGSLVVIICLGAVFGKLIADSGAARRIATCLIASLGPRRLPVALTITGFVVGIPLYYNVGFVLLVPLIFSLVYQSGRPAVALAIPVLAGLSIAHGFLPPHPSPVALVAAVHADMGTTLLYGLIVAIPTLILSGPVFATTLKRIRGEPAQIFRSAEVPESELPGVFNSFATALLPVVLLGATTLLTMARPALAPSLAVLSNPLIVMLLSYAVAIVTLGLARGWKLARVMQGPAEAMREIAPILLIIAGAGALKQVLVETGVGAQLGALLADTPVPPLVLGWLVATLIRICLGSATVAGVTAAGIVEPLVHSTGVDPNLMVLAVGAGSLMCSHVNDSGFWMFKEYFGLSLRDTFRSWTLMETLVGTFGLLFVLLLSAAVG, encoded by the coding sequence ATGGATCCTGTCCTTAACCTGCTGTCCGTGCTAGCCGCGGTCACCCTGCTGACGGTGATGATCGCCTGGGGCAAGGTGCAGCCGCTGCTGGCCTTCGTGGTGGCCGCGCTGGTGGCGGCCCTGCTGCTGGGCGTGCCGCCGGCGCGCATCCCGGGGATGATCGAGAAAGGCATCGGCGACCTGCTCGGCTCACTGGTGGTGATCATCTGCCTGGGCGCCGTGTTCGGCAAGCTGATCGCCGACAGCGGCGCCGCGCGGCGCATCGCCACCTGCCTGATCGCATCGCTAGGGCCACGCCGGTTGCCCGTGGCGCTGACGATCACAGGCTTTGTCGTCGGCATTCCGCTGTACTACAACGTCGGCTTCGTGTTGCTGGTACCGCTGATCTTCTCGCTGGTGTACCAGTCCGGGCGACCGGCGGTGGCGCTGGCGATTCCCGTGCTGGCCGGGCTGTCGATCGCCCACGGCTTCCTGCCGCCCCACCCTTCTCCCGTGGCGCTGGTCGCGGCCGTCCATGCGGACATGGGCACCACGCTGCTGTATGGCCTGATCGTGGCGATTCCCACGCTGATCCTCTCCGGCCCCGTATTCGCCACGACGCTCAAGCGCATCCGTGGCGAGCCGGCGCAGATCTTCCGCAGTGCCGAGGTACCGGAAAGCGAGCTGCCCGGGGTGTTCAACAGCTTCGCCACGGCGCTGCTGCCCGTGGTGCTGCTGGGCGCGACGACGTTGCTGACGATGGCCCGGCCGGCGCTGGCGCCATCGCTGGCCGTGCTGTCCAACCCCTTGATCGTGATGCTGCTGTCGTACGCGGTGGCCATCGTCACGCTCGGGCTGGCGCGCGGCTGGAAGCTGGCCCGCGTGATGCAGGGGCCGGCCGAGGCGATGCGCGAGATCGCTCCGATCCTGCTGATCATCGCCGGTGCCGGCGCGCTCAAGCAGGTACTCGTCGAAACGGGCGTGGGCGCCCAGCTCGGCGCGCTGCTGGCGGACACGCCGGTGCCGCCGCTGGTGCTGGGCTGGCTGGTCGCCACGCTGATCCGCATCTGCCTCGGCTCGGCCACGGTGGCCGGCGTGACGGCCGCGGGCATCGTCGAACCGCTCGTGCACAGCACGGGCGTCGACCCGAACCTGATGGTGCTCGCCGTCGGCGCCGGAAGCCTGATGTGCAGCCACGTGAACGACTCGGGATTCTGGATGTTCAAGGAATACTTCGGGCTGTCGCTGCGGGACACGTTCCGTTCGTGGACGCTGATGGAAACGCTGGTCGGCACGTTCGGGCTGCTGTTCGTGCTGCTGCTCTCGGCGGCGGTCGGTTGA